The following nucleotide sequence is from Corylus avellana chromosome ca7, CavTom2PMs-1.0.
ttctcttcttctttagTCTTTAGAGCTTCATATCCAAAAACACAACCAATAGATCTTATTCTCATATCACAGAGTTGACCCTCCTCTGTTCTCTTCTTCAATCTGGCCACTTGGAAAGTTAATTCaacccaaatattaattttagggttaaatacctcagaCCCCCCTAAGGTTTGACAACTTTACTTTTTCTCCCCTTGGGTTTCActtttattacaggaggtctttgtggttttgataatagaccaagttagtcctccgtcagttgaccgttagttgacttaacggaattccacgtggaccaatcaaatgttgacacatggcacctatttaaattaaaaaaaaaaaaaagtattttcgaaaaagaaaagaaaaaaaaatttgggggtggccttggcCATTTAggagtggctcggccaccccctttggccatgggggtggccagcccaccattgggggtggttttggccatcccctaggctccatgggggtggctcggccacccccaggacCCACtggggggtggtttcggccacccccttaggcaccaagagccacccccaaatggccaaggaccacccccaattttttttcttttctttcttgtttttttttttttttttttcgaaaatacctttttttttttttaatttaaaaaaaaaaaattaaatacgtgccacgtgtcaacatttgattggtccacgtgaaattccattaagtcaactaacaatcaactgacggaggactaacttggtctattacttcctgtgataaaataaaacccaaagagaaaaaataaagttgtcaaACTTCATGGGGGtctgaggtatttaacccttaattttatGATATAATGGACATTTGCAGACAAgcaaataatttaattataaaattaacatgtaaaaaatattacaagaaatcaaatatatttttttcatacagAAAGCACGAATtttaagtaataaaaaattatgaaagccTAATCACTTCGCTAGATAATTAGGGAGAGGATAAAGCCTAGCCCTTCAAACTCTCATTCAGTGAAACTtcatctttttctattttaaaatattgtatAGATTCTAGAAAATAATGTATATCTTTGAATGGAGTATGTTAGCATAATATGCAGATATAGTAATCACAGGTCTAAAATTTCTACCAGCCTTAAAGAGTAAAAGAGTAGCCTTTCTATTTGTTCTTGATGGATAAGCTCTAGTATGTGTTTATTGTTCTGAACAAAAGGATAAAAATTTGATGTTGCAAAAGTCAATGAAATTCATACTATTTTCATTCATAGTTGGATGAATAAGTAAAGTTATCATAGCACAGATCACGGTGAACAATGATGAAACAATGAAGTTATATATGAAATCCTAGATACCAAATGAACAAACACAAGCATCTTAACAAAAGACATTCCAGAAAACCTATTTGACTCCAACCCTTTAGAATCAAATCCTGTAGGCTGTAGCCAAATCTAGCCcatcctttcattttctttgcttGATTATTAATTGCTCTTCTAGAACTTTTACTAGTCCAGGAAAAATGAATCACTTTCCTCCCCCACGCGATGTTGAGGGCAATATCTACATACAAGGATACATATATCAGTACAATCCCACAATTGCTATCATTTGTGTCCCGAGAGCAAAGCTAATGATTTTGTTGCCTTCAAATGTTTGAGACTAACTTAAAATACCCGTTGGCGGCTAATTATAGGTCACTACAATCATTAACTATACCACTTATAAATTTTACAGTTATTGTCTATCATAACAAAGCAATATTATAGACAAATCTGCTTAAGGAAGTCTCAAgacttttatattattttaaaaacacaaacaccAAAGAGCTATAAACAAACTAGATGTTCTCATATAACTAACTTCCTTCGATATTTTGTAGAAACTTCGATCTGATCTTGTTGAGTGTGATTAAAATACTTTTTGCATTAATCGTCTGCTCATGTAACTCATCACAACAATGCAACGCTAGTCCCAATATGGAAGAGATACAATTCTCCATTGAAGCATAATCTCTTTCGGTTCTCAACAAATTGGCATCGACCACTTTAGTTATTGAAAGGGATAAGGATTCTTCTACCCAACGCTTCAGGTTCATTTCTCCAGCAAACATGTCATCAGTAGGTTTCTTTCTTGTGAAAGTTTCCATCAACAAAATACCATAACTATACACATTGCCTCTTGTAGAAACAATTCCTTCCGACCCATACTCTATTTGtaacaaaacaacaaatcatGAGAACATAATTATGCATTGCACAATAGTgaatgaaaaaatttcaaagatatAAACTGCTAAAGTCAATATTCTACCAAACGTCTATAGATATTTGTGTATGCATGAATAGAATGACAAACATTCAACTTCTAGTTGTAGGAGAAAAACATCACCTGGTGCCATATACCCAATAGTAGCAAGAGTCATGGTTCGCATCATAGAATCCCCATCACCTAACAGCTTGGCAATGCCAAAATCAGCAACATGTGTGACCATATCTTCATCTAGTAAGATATTGTTaggcttcaaatcacaatgaataatGGGTGTTGAATAACCATAATGAAGATATTCTAGTGCTGACGCGACATCCTTCATTATATTTAGTCTTTGTAAGATACTCAAATAGCTGCCTTGAGAATACAACCACTTCTCTAGGTTTCCATTAGGCATGTATTCCAATACAAAAGCTTTGAATTCTATGTTACTACATGTACTAATGATTTTGACATGATTTCGGCGACGAATATTGCGTAGTACCCCACACTCTGTATCATAACTCTTGAATGCCATTTCTACTTCcaagttgaaaatttttattgcaACAATCATTCCATCTAAGAGTGTCCCTTGGTATATCGATTCAAAGCTTCCTTTTCCAAGAAAGTTGCTTTCACTGAACCCTTCTGTTGCTTGTAAAAGTTCTTGTTGGGAAATTCTTCTCCATGTCGCTAGTGGTAACGAGTTTGACTCCACCGGAAGTTTTGCATTCCTTTTTTGGCATCTTGTCCGTACTAATACAAGAGTAATTACAAGCATTGTTACCCCAATTGTTGGTAATACATACTTTAGTATATGTGCTGCTACGATCTTTTTGGGTTGAGAAACACCTTCTTTACAAGGGGAAAGTTGTAGTCGGGGAGCACCACAAAGTCCATCATTTGACATAAATGATGCAGCGGAGAAGTGTACAAATGGTCCTCCTACAGGAATTTTTCCTTGTAGTATATTGAAAGAGACATTTAGATATTTGAGGTATAACAGTGCCTCTAAAGACTTTGGAATCTCTTCGGACAAATTGTTCTTAGAAAGATCCAAGAATTCCAAGCTTACAAGTTCACCAAATGATTCAAGAATTGAGCCTTCTAATTGATTGTTTGACATGGAGAGGTTAACTAGATCTTTAAGACCTCCAATTGTTGTTGGGATTTGGCCTGATAATAGATTACTTGATAAATCCAATTTCATTAGAACTTTCACATTTCCAATTTCTAATGGGAGAGAACCACTGAGATAATTTGATGATAGGCTAACAACCAAGAGATTAGTAAGGCTCCACAGGTTCAAGGGAACTGTAGAAGATAACTTGTTACCATCTAAATAGAGATATTTTAGAGAAGTAAGATTATCCATGCATGTAGGAATGTCTCCAGAAAGCTTATTAGCACTTATATCTATTATAAATAAGCTCTTTAATTGACAAAGATAGGATGGGATGGGACCTTCTAGTCAAGAAACAAACCTTGGAGCATGTGCATTCTTCCCACTGTAGTTGGAATAGGTCCAGCCAATTCATT
It contains:
- the LOC132187887 gene encoding receptor kinase-like protein Xa21 produces the protein MDNLTSLKYLYLDGNKLSSTVPLNLWSLTNLLVVSLSSNYLSGSLPLEIGNVKVLMKLDLSSNLLSGQIPTTIGGLKDLVNLSMSNNQLEGSILESFGELVSLEFLDLSKNNLSEEIPKSLEALLYLKYLNVSFNILQGKIPVGGPFVHFSAASFMSNDGLCGAPRLQLSPCKEGVSQPKKIVAAHILKYVLPTIGVTMLVITLVLVRTRCQKRNAKLPVESNSLPLATWRRISQQELLQATEGFSESNFLGKGSFESIYQGTLLDGMIVAIKIFNLEVEMAFKSYDTECGVLRNIRRRNHVKIISTCSNIEFKAFVLEYMPNGNLEKWLYSQGSYLSILQRLNIMKDVASALEYLHYGYSTPIIHCDLKPNNILLDEDMVTHVADFGIAKLLGDGDSMMRTMTLATIGYMAPEYGSEGIVSTRGNVYSYGILLMETFTRKKPTDDMFAGEMNLKRWVEESLSLSITKVVDANLLRTERDYASMENCISSILGLALHCCDELHEQTINAKSILITLNKIRSKFLQNIEGS